A stretch of Longibacter salinarum DNA encodes these proteins:
- a CDS encoding glutamine--tRNA ligase/YqeY domain fusion protein — translation MFSHPFPPTVPPAVTDSNAPSSEHSNFIRDIIDEDLKTGRHGDRVATRFPPEPNGYLHIGHAKSIVLNFGIKQDYADRADTQCHLRFDDTNPETESMEYVESIKDAVRWLGYDWDDHLYHASDYFEQFYDFAVVLIEKGLAYVDSLDETEIRKYRGTVNKPGRPSPYRDRSVEENLDLFRRMRDGEFENGEHVLRAKIDMASPHMIMRDPLLFRIKHAHHYRRGDEWCIYPMYDFAHPLEDAIENITHSLCTLEFDNNRRVYDWVLENCLEPDKVDDRPHQHEFARLNITYTVMSKRKLLQLVEEGRVNGWDDPRLPTIFGMRRRGITPDAIVSFCEDVGVTRSESRVEIAQFEHAIRDDLNEKAPRVMAVLDPLKVVITNVDDTLEPLEANHWPRDIDRDEMRSVPFSNEIYIERDDFREDPPSDFIRLAPGREVRLRSGYFFTCEDVIHNENGDITEIRGTIDPETRDGTAPDGRSPRGTIHWVSARHAVPFEARLYDRLFDVPAPDDGEEDFHAHLNDDSLIVKKGFVEPSVRDFDADQRFQFERNGYFWQDPEDSSDEALVFNQIVPLRDTWTEDEDTVDLEKKRREKEEQKRRNRERSIANKKDPAETLDDDARALFLTYRDEYGVSPEDAAIIAGRDDLAALFTDVVNRGSKPQLAANWIVNELLGLTKGAVVTDLPFDASDFASLLDLIANDQVSSSGGRTVLEILVDRGGAPEAIVDREGLRQIDDTEKLRLVVQSVVDDHPDEADRYRNGKKGLVGFFMGQVMQRTKGSANPEKARELVQEELGD, via the coding sequence ATGTTCTCACACCCTTTCCCACCGACGGTGCCGCCCGCAGTGACCGACTCGAACGCTCCCTCTTCGGAGCACAGCAACTTCATTCGCGACATCATCGACGAAGACCTCAAAACCGGGCGCCATGGCGATCGCGTCGCTACGCGCTTCCCCCCGGAGCCGAATGGATATCTCCACATCGGCCACGCAAAGTCAATTGTCCTGAACTTCGGCATCAAGCAAGACTACGCCGACCGGGCGGACACCCAGTGCCATCTCCGCTTCGACGACACCAATCCGGAGACGGAGTCGATGGAGTACGTCGAGTCGATTAAGGATGCTGTTCGCTGGCTCGGGTACGACTGGGACGACCATCTCTATCACGCGTCCGACTACTTCGAACAGTTCTACGACTTCGCTGTCGTCCTTATCGAGAAAGGACTGGCATACGTCGATAGCCTCGATGAAACCGAGATTCGCAAGTACCGCGGGACGGTAAATAAACCGGGCAGACCCTCGCCGTATCGCGATCGCTCGGTTGAGGAAAACCTGGACCTCTTCCGTCGCATGCGAGACGGAGAGTTCGAGAACGGTGAGCACGTCCTGCGTGCGAAGATCGACATGGCATCGCCGCACATGATCATGCGGGATCCTCTTCTCTTCCGCATCAAGCATGCGCACCATTATCGGCGTGGCGACGAATGGTGCATCTACCCGATGTACGACTTCGCCCATCCGCTTGAGGACGCAATCGAGAACATCACGCATTCCCTCTGCACGCTGGAGTTCGACAACAACCGCCGCGTCTACGACTGGGTGCTCGAAAATTGCCTGGAGCCGGACAAGGTCGATGACCGGCCGCACCAGCACGAGTTTGCCCGGCTGAACATCACCTACACGGTGATGAGCAAGCGGAAGCTGCTCCAGCTCGTGGAAGAAGGTCGCGTCAATGGCTGGGATGATCCCCGCCTGCCGACCATCTTCGGCATGCGCCGGCGGGGAATCACGCCGGATGCCATCGTGTCGTTCTGCGAAGACGTCGGTGTGACGCGATCGGAGAGCCGGGTGGAAATCGCGCAGTTCGAGCACGCTATCCGCGATGACCTGAACGAGAAGGCCCCCCGCGTGATGGCCGTTCTTGACCCGCTCAAGGTCGTCATCACGAATGTGGACGACACCCTCGAGCCCCTGGAAGCGAATCATTGGCCCCGGGACATCGATCGAGATGAGATGCGCTCCGTCCCCTTCTCGAACGAGATATACATTGAGCGAGACGATTTCCGTGAAGACCCGCCGTCGGACTTCATCCGTCTGGCACCGGGCCGCGAAGTGCGCCTGCGCTCCGGCTACTTCTTCACCTGTGAAGACGTCATCCACAACGAAAACGGGGACATCACCGAAATCCGAGGGACGATCGATCCGGAAACCCGCGATGGGACAGCCCCCGACGGACGGTCGCCGCGCGGTACCATCCACTGGGTGTCGGCACGACACGCGGTTCCGTTCGAAGCGCGGTTGTACGACCGGCTCTTCGACGTTCCAGCGCCAGACGACGGGGAAGAAGACTTCCACGCCCATCTGAACGACGATTCGCTCATCGTTAAAAAAGGCTTCGTCGAACCGAGCGTTCGCGACTTTGATGCCGACCAGCGGTTCCAGTTCGAGCGAAACGGCTACTTCTGGCAGGATCCCGAAGATTCATCTGACGAGGCATTGGTCTTCAACCAGATCGTCCCGCTGCGCGACACGTGGACGGAGGATGAGGACACCGTGGACCTGGAGAAGAAGCGGCGCGAGAAGGAGGAACAGAAGCGGCGCAACCGCGAGCGCTCGATCGCCAACAAAAAGGATCCCGCTGAGACGCTGGACGACGACGCGCGCGCCCTCTTCCTCACGTACCGCGATGAGTACGGCGTGAGCCCGGAAGATGCCGCCATCATAGCGGGTCGAGACGATCTCGCCGCCCTCTTCACGGACGTCGTCAATCGTGGCTCGAAGCCTCAACTGGCGGCAAATTGGATCGTCAATGAGCTCCTGGGGTTGACGAAAGGTGCTGTCGTCACAGACCTTCCGTTTGATGCGTCCGACTTCGCCTCCCTCCTCGACCTGATCGCAAACGATCAGGTGTCGAGCTCCGGAGGACGCACAGTACTCGAAATTCTGGTCGACCGGGGCGGCGCTCCGGAAGCCATCGTCGATCGTGAGGGTCTCCGACAGATCGATGACACCGAAAAGCTCCGCTTGGTCGTGCAGTCGGTCGTTGATGATCACCCCGACGAAGCCGATCGGTATCGGAACGGCAAGAAGGGCCTCGTGGGCTTCTTCATGGGTCAGGTGATGCAGCGCACGAAGGGCAGTGCCAACCCGGAGAAGGCCCGTGAGCTCGTTCAGGAGGAGCTTGGAGATTAA
- the gltX gene encoding glutamate--tRNA ligase: protein MASNHDDTPVRVRFAPSPTGMLHIGGLRTALYNYLFARKHNGTFVLRIEDTDQTRYVEGAEDDIRRALAWTNLDVDEGPDAGGPFEPYRQSERAGTYREYADQLVEQGDAYYAFDTEEELEAMREEFGTEHAAAKYDASTRHKMRNSISLSDEDVQELLDSGADYVIRLKVPSDRSIRFDDEIRGTVSFESSGLDDQVLIKSDGLPTYHLANVVDDHLMEISHVIRGEEWLSSTPKHILMYEMFGWEPPKMAHLPLIMSPEGGKLSKRDADDLGIPVFVNQYEEEGYEPDALVNFLAFLGWNPGTEQEVFSLEELCEAFSLKRVGSSGTQFDLDKLNWYNEQYIRQRSIDELAVEAKPLLNAAGIEASDERIKEVVELMQDRITKVRDLATEARYFFEDPTSYDEKGVEKRWKEDSADLLEQYADAIEEMDEFTTDNLNSTLRSIADENDAGAGRIIHPSRLAVSGRTYGPGVFSLLHAVGQDACVRRMRKAIETLG, encoded by the coding sequence ATGGCATCGAATCACGACGACACGCCCGTTCGAGTCCGATTTGCGCCGAGTCCAACCGGGATGCTGCACATCGGCGGACTGCGCACGGCGCTCTACAACTATCTCTTCGCCCGGAAGCATAACGGTACCTTCGTTCTCCGGATCGAGGATACCGATCAGACGCGCTACGTCGAAGGTGCGGAAGACGACATCCGCCGTGCCCTCGCGTGGACGAATCTCGATGTGGACGAGGGCCCGGATGCTGGCGGACCGTTCGAACCGTACCGTCAGTCGGAACGCGCCGGGACGTACCGCGAATATGCGGATCAACTGGTCGAGCAGGGAGATGCCTACTACGCCTTCGATACCGAGGAGGAGCTGGAGGCGATGCGGGAAGAGTTCGGCACGGAGCACGCGGCCGCCAAATACGACGCGTCCACGCGGCACAAGATGCGCAACTCCATTTCGCTGTCCGACGAGGACGTGCAGGAGCTGCTGGATTCTGGCGCCGACTACGTGATTCGCTTGAAAGTGCCGTCGGATCGATCGATTCGCTTCGACGACGAGATTCGGGGCACCGTCTCATTTGAGTCGTCGGGCCTGGACGACCAGGTTCTCATCAAGTCCGATGGGCTGCCGACGTACCATCTCGCCAACGTGGTTGACGACCATCTCATGGAGATCAGCCACGTAATCCGGGGCGAAGAGTGGCTGTCATCAACGCCGAAGCACATTCTCATGTACGAGATGTTCGGCTGGGAGCCGCCCAAGATGGCGCACCTGCCGCTAATCATGAGTCCGGAAGGAGGCAAGCTCTCGAAACGGGACGCCGACGACCTCGGGATTCCGGTCTTCGTGAATCAGTACGAAGAGGAAGGATATGAGCCAGACGCCCTGGTCAACTTCCTTGCGTTCCTGGGATGGAATCCCGGTACGGAGCAAGAGGTCTTTTCGCTTGAGGAGCTCTGCGAGGCCTTCTCTCTGAAACGCGTTGGTTCTAGCGGCACGCAGTTCGATCTTGACAAGCTAAACTGGTACAACGAGCAGTACATTCGCCAGCGGAGTATCGACGAACTCGCCGTCGAGGCGAAGCCGCTTCTCAACGCAGCTGGCATCGAAGCTTCCGACGAGCGGATCAAGGAAGTCGTCGAACTGATGCAGGACCGCATTACAAAGGTCCGCGATCTCGCGACCGAAGCGCGCTACTTCTTCGAGGATCCAACCTCGTACGACGAGAAAGGCGTCGAGAAGCGCTGGAAGGAGGATTCCGCCGATTTGCTTGAGCAGTACGCGGATGCGATCGAGGAGATGGACGAGTTTACGACGGACAATCTCAATTCCACGCTCCGGTCCATCGCCGACGAAAATGATGCCGGTGCCGGCCGCATCATCCACCCGTCTCGCCTCGCCGTGAGTGGGCGCACGTACGGTCCAGGGGTGTTCTCCCTACTCCACGCCGTGGGGCAGGACGCCTGCGTCCGTCGCATGCGGAAAGCGATCGAGACGCTCGGATAG
- a CDS encoding peptidylprolyl isomerase gives MDSLPFHPTLPHSLGRWMSAVAVIILSALGTAGPSAAQNAAPDSIVAVIAGDTLTDTQFADWYSRSARAMNSDEPAVEPGNDDITESPDGPESPEDFLERYIDFRLKVRAARDAGLDTLASLQQEIASYRRQIARPTLMDEQIIGPIVREMYERRQEEIDVSHILIAVDENAAPEDTLRAYKKLASIVDSLEGGASFASMARAHSDDPSASRQNGPGAGGRLGYMTAGRLVKPFEDEMYATAVGERSNVFRTQYGYHVLNVHDRRERPAPIRIAHILIRSQSPEDSAAARTTADSLLTLLRTGDARFDSLAVQYSDDERSAQRGGELGVLQPGQNIPPSFRDAAFGLDEVGTVSDVVSTRFGFHLIKLLERRERPSLDEAYDRLKQQASRMSRVQMREKEVATRVLQRRGASFDTAAVAAAAYGSPQAVDSLAQPLVEFRENEETDTSAQIAVIGDSTYTLDDLSRYVASTPQIRRQSIREAAQGFMTEQALTIAAAELEERDPDFRRRMQEYRDGLLLFEYMQRFVWTPATQDTSSLRKMYREHTDRYRFPDRVRVLRLLAPADSLLPDPGDSPSDAFAGEMIDRAEASTLVEADTLYLTDDAPESQQSLLAAEDGAIVGPIESGGQRALLMRLGVDPARRMTFQEARSRVIRDYQDAYEQEVLSRLRKEYRVETFPSHLPQMDESR, from the coding sequence ATGGATTCTCTTCCCTTCCATCCGACACTCCCCCACTCACTGGGACGGTGGATGTCCGCCGTTGCCGTGATCATTCTGTCTGCACTCGGCACTGCGGGTCCTTCAGCAGCGCAAAACGCGGCGCCGGACTCCATCGTTGCGGTTATTGCGGGAGATACGCTGACCGATACGCAGTTCGCCGACTGGTATTCGCGTAGCGCTCGTGCCATGAACTCCGACGAGCCTGCAGTTGAACCTGGAAACGACGACATCACCGAATCACCGGATGGCCCGGAATCGCCAGAGGACTTTCTCGAACGATACATCGACTTTCGACTAAAGGTACGCGCCGCCCGGGACGCCGGTCTGGACACGCTTGCGTCACTGCAACAGGAGATCGCGTCGTATCGCCGACAGATCGCGCGCCCCACACTGATGGATGAGCAGATCATCGGGCCCATCGTCCGAGAAATGTATGAGCGGCGCCAGGAAGAGATTGATGTCAGCCACATCCTCATCGCCGTCGATGAGAACGCCGCTCCAGAGGATACGCTACGCGCCTACAAAAAGCTGGCGTCGATTGTAGATTCCCTGGAAGGGGGCGCCTCCTTCGCCTCGATGGCCCGTGCCCATTCCGATGATCCCTCCGCGTCGCGCCAGAACGGTCCAGGCGCAGGCGGACGCCTTGGCTACATGACCGCCGGTCGCCTCGTCAAACCCTTCGAGGATGAGATGTACGCCACAGCGGTGGGTGAACGCTCGAACGTCTTTCGCACGCAGTACGGCTATCACGTGCTGAACGTCCATGACCGCCGCGAGCGTCCCGCACCCATTCGCATCGCCCACATCCTGATTCGGTCACAGTCCCCAGAGGATTCTGCAGCGGCTCGCACAACCGCCGACTCGCTCCTGACGTTACTGCGTACGGGCGACGCGCGCTTCGACAGCCTTGCCGTCCAGTACTCTGACGATGAACGATCGGCACAGCGTGGGGGCGAACTGGGTGTACTTCAGCCCGGTCAGAATATCCCACCGAGCTTTCGCGACGCTGCCTTCGGGCTCGATGAAGTCGGCACCGTTTCCGACGTCGTGTCGACACGCTTTGGCTTTCACCTCATCAAACTCCTCGAACGGCGTGAGCGCCCCTCACTCGACGAGGCGTATGATCGATTAAAGCAGCAAGCGAGCCGGATGTCGCGCGTGCAAATGCGGGAAAAGGAGGTCGCAACCCGTGTGCTACAACGTCGTGGTGCATCCTTCGACACAGCAGCGGTAGCGGCGGCAGCCTACGGTTCCCCTCAGGCGGTCGACTCACTCGCACAGCCGCTGGTCGAGTTTCGGGAAAACGAAGAAACGGATACCAGCGCACAGATCGCTGTCATTGGCGACTCCACCTACACGCTCGACGATCTCTCCCGCTACGTTGCCTCGACGCCTCAGATCCGTCGGCAATCGATTCGGGAGGCTGCGCAAGGATTCATGACCGAACAGGCCCTCACGATCGCGGCGGCAGAACTTGAAGAGCGCGATCCGGACTTTCGCCGGCGGATGCAGGAATATCGCGACGGATTGCTCCTCTTCGAATACATGCAACGCTTCGTCTGGACTCCCGCCACGCAGGACACGTCTTCACTCCGTAAAATGTACCGGGAGCATACGGATCGATACCGGTTCCCAGATCGGGTGCGCGTTCTGCGCCTGCTCGCACCGGCTGACTCTCTGCTACCCGATCCCGGTGATTCCCCGTCGGACGCCTTTGCCGGCGAGATGATCGACCGGGCAGAAGCGTCCACCCTCGTCGAGGCGGATACCCTCTATCTGACGGATGATGCCCCCGAAAGCCAGCAGTCACTGCTCGCAGCTGAAGACGGCGCGATCGTCGGCCCGATAGAAAGTGGTGGTCAGCGAGCATTGCTGATGCGTCTGGGCGTCGACCCGGCCCGTCGGATGACCTTTCAGGAAGCGCGAAGCCGCGTCATTCGAGATTATCAGGACGCATACGAACAAGAGGTACTCTCTCGTTTACGCAAAGAGTACCGCGTCGAGACCTTTCCTTCGCACCTTCCTCAGATGGACGAGAGCCGGTAG
- a CDS encoding peptidyl-prolyl cis-trans isomerase — translation MASYSASRILHLNRVPALVFGAILLVALVHLSSGCSGDAAPEAYVARIGDSYLTESEVSSSLRALPAGVDTVEARQQIIEQWITRTLLLREAERLNLREEPDVQRQIEQQERSILVTALTDRMYNQADVGPSETEIQNYFQSNRDQLALREPFIRVRHLSIATRNRAEEARSALQTAAAEGAPLDSTFETLVNEYAERPKQSRMLSTRFVPASRLFGHYPYVRDELSELGPGQISPVVEDDSLYHVMQLVERIPEGSEPELRWVKDQIRRRLTIRSRKQMYAREVQQLRNQAAARNELDIPDYGSPHAEPTGMPAQGTDSTEADTSDADPSSAPDTTTN, via the coding sequence ATGGCCTCGTACTCGGCCTCTCGAATCCTCCACCTGAATCGCGTTCCCGCTCTCGTCTTCGGAGCGATTCTACTCGTCGCTCTCGTTCACCTCAGTTCGGGCTGTAGTGGCGATGCGGCACCGGAGGCGTACGTAGCTCGCATTGGTGATAGCTATCTGACCGAGTCGGAGGTGAGTTCGTCGCTGCGCGCGCTACCAGCTGGCGTCGATACCGTTGAGGCTCGTCAGCAAATTATCGAGCAGTGGATCACCCGAACGCTGCTTCTCCGTGAGGCCGAGCGTTTGAATCTCCGCGAGGAGCCCGACGTTCAGCGTCAGATCGAGCAACAGGAGCGGTCCATCCTCGTTACGGCGCTGACGGATCGGATGTACAACCAGGCGGATGTGGGTCCATCCGAAACGGAGATCCAGAATTACTTCCAGAGCAATCGCGACCAGCTTGCACTGCGCGAGCCATTCATTCGTGTTCGGCATCTTTCGATTGCCACACGTAACCGTGCGGAAGAAGCCCGGTCGGCCCTGCAGACGGCCGCTGCGGAAGGGGCGCCGCTAGACAGTACGTTTGAGACTCTCGTCAACGAGTACGCCGAACGCCCAAAACAGTCGCGCATGCTCTCGACGAGATTCGTCCCGGCGTCGCGACTCTTTGGCCATTACCCATACGTTCGGGATGAACTCTCGGAACTCGGCCCCGGCCAGATTTCTCCCGTTGTGGAGGATGATAGTCTGTACCACGTGATGCAACTTGTGGAGCGAATCCCAGAAGGTTCCGAACCGGAATTGAGATGGGTGAAAGACCAAATCCGGCGCCGGCTGACCATTCGCTCGCGGAAACAGATGTACGCTCGTGAGGTTCAACAACTTCGCAATCAGGCCGCGGCCCGGAACGAACTCGACATCCCCGACTACGGCAGCCCGCATGCAGAACCAACGGGCATGCCTGCTCAAGGGACGGATTCGACCGAGGCCGATACCAGCGACGCCGATCCGTCGTCCGCCCCTGACACGACGACCAACTGA
- a CDS encoding peptidylprolyl isomerase yields the protein MLSSSPSSFSSTFSGVRLLALLMLVMSVFSHPVQAQDSSRADDKQIVDRIVAIVGDEIVLKSDVDQMVAQMLQQQRGAQYSTDLWMQALNRRVDEHVLIEQARRDTNITATDEMVEQQLNSWIEQNGGEQAIEQAFGKDILEVREEMTPDIRDQLLAQQLQQQKLSDVEVTPSEVRQWFQEQPQDSLPRQPESVRLSHIVRYPEISESAKKEARNILKTIRDSIVNKGASFEEMARQFSDDTGSARDGGQIDGLPLDAFVADFAAVAARTPIGEVSRIFYNPQHKGYHIVRVNDRRGDVVDLNHILIRVDQSQAESGSAVEYLEAVRDTLINNPDVPFELMVKRHSQEERSRSNGGRVTDPQTGIRDLALQRLGPSWQRTINSIDVGDISEPSEVNLLSGERAYHIVLLQRRLPPHRINLDQDYELVRQAALRAKRQRVMDDWLSELRNEVFVDIRIDENDLTATR from the coding sequence ATGCTTTCCTCTTCCCCGAGTTCATTCTCTTCCACCTTCTCCGGCGTCAGGCTGTTGGCGTTGCTCATGCTTGTCATGAGTGTTTTCAGCCATCCGGTCCAGGCTCAGGATTCGTCCCGGGCTGACGACAAGCAGATCGTCGACCGTATCGTCGCCATCGTCGGAGACGAGATTGTCCTCAAGAGTGACGTCGACCAGATGGTAGCCCAGATGCTGCAACAGCAGCGCGGCGCTCAGTACAGCACAGACCTCTGGATGCAGGCGCTGAATCGACGCGTTGATGAGCATGTTCTCATCGAACAGGCCCGTCGGGACACGAACATCACGGCGACGGACGAAATGGTGGAGCAGCAACTCAATTCGTGGATTGAGCAAAATGGTGGCGAGCAGGCCATCGAACAGGCGTTCGGAAAAGACATCCTCGAAGTGCGCGAGGAGATGACGCCCGATATTCGCGACCAGCTGCTCGCCCAGCAGCTTCAGCAGCAGAAGCTCAGCGATGTAGAGGTTACCCCGAGCGAGGTTCGACAGTGGTTCCAGGAGCAGCCGCAGGACTCCCTTCCCCGACAGCCTGAGTCGGTCCGCCTCTCGCATATCGTGCGGTACCCAGAAATCAGTGAGTCGGCGAAAAAAGAGGCTCGCAACATCCTGAAGACGATCCGGGACTCCATCGTTAACAAGGGTGCGAGCTTTGAAGAAATGGCCCGCCAGTTCTCCGATGACACCGGGTCGGCTCGGGACGGAGGCCAGATCGACGGGCTCCCCCTCGATGCCTTCGTTGCCGACTTCGCCGCTGTTGCTGCCCGCACCCCGATCGGTGAGGTCTCGCGGATCTTCTACAACCCTCAGCACAAAGGATATCACATCGTCCGCGTCAATGACCGTCGCGGAGACGTCGTCGATCTAAACCACATTCTGATTCGCGTTGACCAGTCGCAGGCAGAAAGCGGATCTGCGGTCGAATACCTCGAGGCGGTACGCGACACGCTGATTAACAACCCGGACGTTCCCTTCGAACTCATGGTCAAGCGCCACTCGCAGGAGGAACGGTCGCGAAGCAATGGCGGTCGCGTAACGGATCCACAGACTGGCATTCGCGATCTCGCCCTCCAACGTCTGGGCCCGAGCTGGCAGCGGACGATCAACTCGATCGATGTGGGTGACATCAGCGAACCGAGCGAGGTCAACCTGCTAAGCGGTGAGCGTGCCTACCACATCGTCTTGCTGCAGCGCCGTCTCCCGCCGCACCGGATCAACCTCGACCAGGACTACGAACTCGTACGTCAGGCCGCCCTTCGAGCAAAGCGACAGCGCGTGATGGACGACTGGCTGAGCGAACTGCGCAACGAAGTCTTCGTCGATATCCGCATTGACGAGAACGACCTGACCGCCACGCGCTAG
- a CDS encoding AAA family ATPase encodes MADQTPETLHELSETYDQLRREIGKVIVGQEEIVEMVVVCLLARGHTLLIGVPGLAKTLLVRTLARALDLDFSRIQFTPDLMPSDITGTEIIQETDGGARTFEFARGPIFANVVLADEINRTPPKTQAALLEAMQENHVTAAGETFELERPFFVLATQNPIEQEGTYPLPEAQLDRFMLNLWLDYPSFDQEVEVVRSTTAGTEASVQPVMDAEQLLRFQQFVREIPVADNVIEFAVRLVSQTRPQRDAAPDFVNEYLSYGAGPRASQYLVLGAKTLAALDGRMTPLEADVKRMAVPVLRHRIVTNFNAEADGITPVKVIDRLVG; translated from the coding sequence ATGGCTGATCAGACCCCGGAAACGCTTCATGAACTCAGTGAGACGTACGACCAGCTGAGGCGCGAAATCGGTAAAGTCATTGTCGGCCAGGAGGAGATCGTGGAGATGGTCGTCGTGTGCCTGCTTGCCCGCGGACACACGCTTCTGATTGGTGTGCCGGGCCTCGCCAAAACGTTGCTCGTCCGCACGCTCGCGCGAGCGCTGGATCTTGACTTTAGCCGTATCCAGTTTACGCCGGACCTGATGCCGTCAGACATTACAGGCACGGAGATTATCCAGGAAACGGACGGGGGAGCACGCACCTTTGAGTTTGCACGCGGCCCCATTTTCGCCAACGTCGTCCTTGCAGACGAGATCAACCGTACGCCGCCCAAGACGCAGGCAGCGCTTCTCGAGGCGATGCAGGAGAATCACGTAACGGCCGCTGGCGAGACCTTCGAGCTCGAGCGCCCGTTCTTCGTGCTCGCCACGCAGAACCCGATCGAACAGGAAGGAACGTATCCGCTTCCGGAGGCCCAGCTTGACCGCTTCATGTTGAATCTGTGGCTCGACTATCCGTCCTTCGATCAGGAAGTTGAGGTCGTTCGATCCACGACGGCAGGGACCGAAGCATCCGTCCAGCCTGTCATGGACGCCGAACAGCTTCTGCGTTTCCAGCAGTTCGTTCGGGAGATCCCCGTCGCAGATAATGTCATCGAGTTCGCTGTGCGTCTCGTTTCGCAGACCCGGCCTCAGCGAGACGCGGCTCCGGACTTCGTGAATGAATACCTGAGCTACGGTGCCGGCCCGCGCGCCTCGCAGTATCTCGTTCTCGGCGCCAAGACGCTGGCAGCTCTGGATGGTCGAATGACACCGCTGGAAGCGGACGTCAAACGAATGGCCGTCCCCGTTCTTCGCCATCGCATTGTCACGAACTTCAACGCGGAAGCGGATGGCATCACGCCCGTCAAGGTGATCGACCGGCTCGTGGGATAG